A single window of Thermostichus vulcanus str. 'Rupite' DNA harbors:
- a CDS encoding ABC transporter substrate-binding protein translates to MAVVECRTQPIRGGMVWVVLLGLGILWLSGCAAPTRPHLIGTVTSDPKTFNTYLAAESSSRDAITYFEDGLVTLDEDTLLPKPQLAEGWEVFDNGLRYVFTLREGLRWSDGEPLTAADVDFTFNRIIFDERIPTSSRDVKRIGESGALPQVRALDERRVEFVLPEPFAPFLIQAGSPILPKHILEPTVEQVDSQGNPLFLQTWGIDTPVQELVGAGPYLLQEYTPGQRLVYRPNPYYWKGEGIPRIERLILRIVDSEDTALLQFRSRETDLVAVRGGDFQLLKREEERDQFTIYDLGQTLNNNFFAFNLSRARNPQTGRPFVDPIKSRWFNDLNFRKAVAHAMNRQFYVDSVLQGLGEIQHSVFSPASPFYLSPEEGLPTYEYNPDKARQLLLQAGYTYDNESHLRDPEGNRVRFSLITNAGNNQREATGSLIMADLARIGITVDFSPIAFNTLVQRTDTRDWETLLLGFGGGGTEPNNGSNIWRSDGRLHLFNLGNLPNNPAEGVEVSDWEREIDRIFIEGVRELDFEKRKALYDRFQIIIQEQLPQIGTFNPLVLSAVRNRIEGVDPRPILGPLWNLDQLYIQE, encoded by the coding sequence ATGGCGGTTGTGGAATGCAGAACCCAACCCATACGGGGCGGGATGGTCTGGGTGGTGCTCCTTGGGTTGGGGATTCTCTGGCTGAGTGGTTGTGCGGCTCCAACACGGCCCCACTTAATCGGTACGGTCACCTCCGATCCGAAAACCTTCAACACCTACTTGGCCGCCGAAAGCTCTAGCCGTGATGCCATCACCTATTTTGAAGATGGACTGGTTACCCTTGACGAAGACACCCTCTTGCCCAAACCCCAGCTGGCGGAAGGCTGGGAAGTGTTCGACAATGGCTTGCGGTATGTCTTTACCCTACGGGAAGGGTTGCGTTGGTCGGATGGGGAACCTCTGACAGCAGCCGATGTAGACTTCACGTTTAATCGCATCATTTTCGATGAGCGGATCCCCACTTCCTCGCGGGATGTGAAGCGGATTGGCGAGTCGGGGGCATTGCCCCAGGTGCGGGCCTTGGATGAGCGGCGAGTGGAATTTGTCCTGCCAGAGCCTTTTGCCCCTTTTCTGATTCAGGCGGGATCCCCAATTTTGCCCAAACACATTCTGGAGCCCACCGTCGAGCAGGTGGATAGTCAGGGGAATCCCCTCTTTTTGCAAACTTGGGGGATTGATACGCCAGTACAAGAGCTAGTAGGGGCCGGCCCCTACCTGTTGCAGGAATACACCCCTGGGCAGCGGCTGGTCTATCGGCCCAATCCCTATTACTGGAAGGGGGAAGGGATCCCACGCATCGAGCGATTGATCCTGCGCATTGTCGATTCGGAAGATACAGCGCTGCTCCAGTTTCGCTCCCGCGAGACGGATCTGGTGGCGGTTCGGGGTGGCGATTTTCAACTGCTGAAACGGGAGGAAGAACGGGATCAATTCACCATCTATGACCTGGGCCAAACCCTGAACAACAACTTTTTTGCCTTTAACCTCAGCCGAGCCCGGAACCCTCAAACTGGGCGACCCTTTGTGGATCCGATTAAAAGTCGTTGGTTTAATGACCTGAACTTTCGCAAAGCCGTGGCCCATGCCATGAACCGGCAATTCTACGTGGATAGCGTGTTGCAAGGGTTGGGAGAGATCCAGCACTCAGTGTTCTCCCCAGCCAGTCCTTTTTATCTCAGCCCAGAAGAGGGACTGCCCACCTATGAGTACAACCCCGACAAGGCTCGGCAACTGCTGCTGCAGGCGGGCTACACCTACGACAACGAGAGCCATCTCCGGGATCCCGAGGGCAATCGCGTGCGCTTTAGCCTGATCACCAATGCCGGTAACAACCAGCGGGAGGCAACCGGATCCCTGATCATGGCGGATCTGGCCCGCATCGGCATCACGGTGGACTTTAGCCCGATTGCCTTCAACACCCTGGTTCAACGTACCGATACCCGCGATTGGGAAACGCTGTTGTTGGGGTTTGGTGGAGGCGGTACCGAACCGAACAATGGCTCCAATATTTGGCGGAGCGATGGCCGTCTGCACCTGTTTAACTTGGGCAATCTGCCCAATAATCCGGCAGAGGGTGTGGAGGTCTCTGATTGGGAACGGGAAATTGACCGCATTTTTATTGAAGGGGTGCGGGAATTGGATTTTGAAAAGCGCAAGGCCCTCTACGACCGTTTCCAGATCATCATCCAGGAACAACTCCCGCAAATTGGTACGTTTAACCCCTTGGTGCTTTCGGCAGTACGGAATCGCATCGAAGGGGTGGATCCACGCCCGATTCTGGGGCCCTTGTGGAATTTGGATCAACTCTATATTCAGGAATAG
- a CDS encoding DUF4346 domain-containing protein, with protein MPTSFTPLVDQIRSIDEQLSRRPLDLDPAGYFIIYLDRERHLICAKHFSTVINEQGLATDPKTGAVIPARGPVNRSPERVFVGRTAKELCVQLFEQEGETVVSQLSHAAYLGREFQRAEAALINGNEYIQD; from the coding sequence ATGCCTACTTCTTTCACGCCTTTGGTCGATCAAATTCGCAGCATTGATGAGCAGCTCTCTCGCCGACCGCTTGATCTGGATCCGGCGGGCTACTTCATCATCTACCTGGATCGGGAGCGGCACCTGATTTGTGCCAAGCACTTCAGTACCGTGATCAACGAACAGGGGTTGGCCACCGATCCGAAAACGGGAGCTGTGATCCCGGCGCGGGGTCCTGTGAATCGCTCTCCAGAGCGGGTTTTCGTTGGACGCACCGCGAAAGAATTGTGTGTACAGCTCTTTGAACAGGAAGGGGAGACGGTGGTTTCCCAACTGAGCCATGCCGCCTACTTGGGACGGGAATTTCAACGGGCGGAAGCGGCTCTCATTAACGGTAACGAATACATCCAAGACTAA
- a CDS encoding HD domain-containing phosphohydrolase, with amino-acid sequence MPSLPATLPVHGDGAADEALQMSHRLIQVGIALSSETDLGRLLELIVAQAKELTHCDGGSIFIREGEELRFFVVSRNEDLRDLRMPLSPSSIAGYVVLTGESLNLADVYDLSPDLPYAFNRQVDQQTGYRTRSLLTVPMRDPSGQVMGALQLLNRLQPQRPTRLDPSQVAEWSQPFSALEASVAESLASQAAVAYQNVQLREELKSAHFETIFCLSLAAEYRDQDTSLHLKRMSNYSRIIAKHLGLSSREQELIFYASPMHDVGKIGIPDAILLKPGRFTPEERLIMNRHPEIGYEILSKSDSELMKKSATIALTHHEKFDGSGYPRGLKGEQIPLEGRIVALADVFDALASRRPYKEAWDLTDIFRLVQESTGTHFDPQVVAAFDRGRSEILEIYHRYQEHS; translated from the coding sequence ATGCCCAGCTTGCCAGCCACCCTACCCGTCCATGGCGATGGGGCAGCGGATGAAGCCTTGCAAATGAGCCATCGCCTGATCCAAGTGGGCATAGCCCTCTCTTCCGAGACGGATCTGGGGCGGCTGCTGGAGCTGATCGTTGCACAAGCCAAAGAATTGACCCATTGTGATGGCGGTAGCATTTTCATCCGCGAGGGAGAAGAACTGCGCTTTTTCGTGGTCAGCCGCAATGAAGATCTGCGGGATCTGCGGATGCCCTTGAGCCCTTCCAGCATTGCTGGGTACGTGGTGCTGACGGGGGAGAGCCTGAATTTGGCCGATGTTTACGACTTGTCCCCCGATTTGCCTTATGCCTTTAACCGTCAGGTGGATCAACAAACCGGCTACCGTACCCGCTCTCTGTTGACTGTACCGATGCGGGATCCCTCAGGGCAGGTGATGGGCGCCCTACAACTGTTGAACCGCCTGCAACCGCAGCGCCCTACCCGATTGGATCCCAGCCAGGTGGCGGAATGGAGCCAACCCTTTTCCGCTTTGGAGGCGAGCGTGGCGGAATCTTTGGCCTCTCAGGCGGCGGTCGCCTATCAAAACGTGCAATTGCGGGAAGAACTCAAATCCGCTCACTTCGAAACCATCTTCTGTTTGTCCCTAGCGGCGGAATACCGGGATCAAGATACCTCTCTTCACCTGAAGCGGATGAGCAACTACTCCCGTATCATTGCCAAACATTTGGGGTTATCTAGCCGTGAACAAGAGCTGATTTTCTACGCCAGCCCCATGCACGATGTCGGCAAAATTGGGATCCCGGATGCCATCCTGTTAAAACCCGGTCGCTTTACCCCTGAAGAACGGCTGATCATGAACCGACATCCGGAAATTGGCTACGAAATTCTCAGCAAATCTGATTCGGAATTGATGAAAAAGAGTGCTACTATCGCCCTCACCCACCATGAAAAATTTGATGGTAGCGGCTATCCACGTGGGTTGAAGGGAGAGCAGATTCCCTTGGAGGGACGGATTGTTGCCCTAGCCGATGTATTCGATGCATTAGCCAGTCGCCGCCCCTACAAAGAAGCCTGGGATCTGACAGATATTTTTCGCTTGGTGCAAGAAAGCACGGGCACCCATTTTGATCCACAAGTGGTGGCTGCCTTTGACCGAGGCCGCAGCGAAATTCTGGAGATCTACCACCGCTACCAAGAGCATAGCTGA
- a CDS encoding tetratricopeptide repeat protein encodes MAEPIHPEGYQEGIQAVQAGDLERAVQAFRQALASDPTHTEARYKLAWVLGMSGYLDPALAELEQVLAVDPNHREAHYNRGALLLQKAQLEADMDGQMDIPTLQQAEAAFQAVMRLDPSDQRAYAFLNLVKRAIRNYQKDSVAESNRSVR; translated from the coding sequence ATGGCAGAACCTATCCACCCAGAAGGCTACCAAGAAGGGATTCAGGCGGTACAAGCTGGGGATCTCGAGAGGGCTGTGCAAGCGTTTCGGCAGGCACTCGCCTCCGACCCCACCCACACGGAAGCCCGCTACAAATTAGCCTGGGTACTGGGCATGAGCGGTTATCTGGATCCCGCCTTGGCGGAATTGGAGCAGGTTTTGGCGGTGGATCCCAACCACCGAGAAGCCCACTACAACCGGGGGGCGCTTCTTTTACAAAAAGCCCAGTTGGAAGCGGACATGGACGGGCAGATGGATATCCCCACCCTGCAGCAGGCGGAAGCAGCCTTTCAGGCGGTGATGCGGTTGGATCCTTCCGACCAACGAGCCTATGCCTTTCTCAACTTGGTGAAACGAGCCATTCGCAATTACCAAAAGGATTCTGTAGCGGAATCTAACCGTAGTGTTCGGTAA
- a CDS encoding DUF4384 domain-containing protein has protein sequence MNCKLLFLPLALGLSVAPATAVFPQTLGLYPPLQRLQVADTRQLDIGTRSIIVNPVPSDLSVNLELDRRGSNPIYRAGEPIRISLSTNRDAYVYLFSVQADGRINLILPNRLSGGNEFLRAGEVRTFPPPGARYQLTIAPPFGQAQVLAVAAPRPLNIQEIASFERGGQFADVRFQGSQFADAIARAIVVEEIPSNQWVTSTRFYRVAPR, from the coding sequence ATGAACTGCAAACTTCTGTTTCTGCCACTGGCCCTGGGGTTGTCTGTGGCTCCCGCCACAGCCGTTTTCCCCCAAACCTTGGGCCTCTATCCCCCTCTGCAGCGGCTACAAGTGGCTGATACCCGTCAGTTGGATATTGGCACCCGCTCCATCATCGTCAACCCGGTGCCTTCCGATTTGAGTGTCAATCTGGAACTGGATCGGCGCGGATCCAATCCGATTTATCGTGCCGGTGAGCCGATTCGCATCAGTCTCAGCACCAACCGTGATGCCTATGTGTATCTGTTTAGCGTGCAGGCGGATGGCCGCATCAACTTGATCTTGCCCAACCGTCTATCGGGAGGAAACGAGTTTTTGCGGGCTGGAGAAGTCCGTACCTTTCCACCCCCAGGAGCCCGTTACCAGTTGACCATCGCGCCGCCTTTCGGTCAGGCCCAAGTGTTGGCAGTGGCAGCCCCTCGCCCTCTCAATATCCAGGAGATCGCTTCTTTTGAGCGGGGTGGACAGTTTGCCGATGTGCGCTTCCAGGGATCCCAATTTGCCGATGCCATTGCCCGCGCCATTGTGGTGGAAGAGATCCCTTCGAACCAGTGGGTGACCAGCACCAGGTTCTATCGGGTCGCGCCTCGCTAG
- the pth gene encoding aminoacyl-tRNA hydrolase, whose amino-acid sequence MNSVAPQLIVGLGNPGPQYADTRHNCGFMLVDRLAQRWGIPLATEKRFQGTYGEGFALGGKRRLLKPETYMNRSGQSVRAVLDWYKLDPGSVLILYDDMDLPLGRLRLRGSGSAGGHNGMKSLIQHLGGESFPRLRLGVGKPKGSKDVVGHVLGGFTPQEKEVLEAVLNTAVEAVECCLREGLPTAMNRFNPMDLGVALSQAEIPPE is encoded by the coding sequence ATGAATTCGGTTGCCCCGCAGCTCATTGTTGGCTTGGGCAATCCTGGCCCTCAATATGCAGACACGCGCCACAATTGCGGCTTCATGCTGGTGGATCGGCTGGCACAACGCTGGGGGATCCCGTTGGCTACGGAAAAGCGATTTCAAGGAACTTATGGCGAAGGGTTTGCTCTGGGGGGAAAGCGACGCCTACTCAAACCCGAAACCTATATGAATCGTTCGGGCCAGTCGGTCAGAGCGGTCTTGGATTGGTACAAGTTGGATCCCGGCTCGGTGCTGATTCTGTACGACGATATGGATCTACCCTTGGGGCGCTTGCGTCTACGGGGATCCGGTTCTGCCGGAGGGCACAATGGCATGAAATCCCTAATTCAACATTTGGGGGGAGAGTCCTTCCCCCGTCTGCGCTTGGGAGTCGGCAAACCCAAAGGCTCGAAAGATGTTGTCGGACATGTGCTGGGTGGGTTTACCCCACAGGAGAAGGAGGTATTGGAGGCGGTGTTGAATACGGCTGTTGAAGCTGTAGAGTGCTGCCTACGAGAGGGGTTACCTACAGCGATGAACCGTTTCAATCCTATGGATCTTGGGGTCGCTCTCTCGCAAGCGGAGATCCCTCCGGAATAG
- a CDS encoding methyl-accepting chemotaxis protein: MAALTNPPTLSVNAKLRDLTLIDFQVSESTPCENVVRRLEDDNTLCGVIVVDDRSQVQGMLTRRAILEWMLSKPYGLDVFLKRPISSMVEFHQRGFLLLPGDSDVIEAAGRAFQRPEETIYDPVVVQLGSREYRLLDVPVLLVAQAQVHLATQQKLREQQEAMRSVLVALEQEKNRSLQYAQDLERQKAEILSQNLALEVERRQAQERSEELARLNARILEIGAVLSEQGQSTFAATFRGVEAVRSLIGEITASSQELSRELKEIGTIVDLIVEVAGYIRLLSFNAAVEANRSSSSVGGFGAIAQEIRKLAGRTTEASNRIRSLAERIQRKSQSTLQSAQTSSEVVQSLYQKAQSAQSALEQLQALLEQTQT, encoded by the coding sequence ATGGCCGCCCTGACCAATCCCCCGACTCTGTCTGTCAATGCCAAGCTGCGTGATCTGACGTTGATTGACTTTCAGGTGAGCGAGTCTACCCCTTGTGAAAACGTTGTCCGTCGTCTGGAGGATGACAATACACTTTGTGGGGTGATTGTAGTGGATGACCGATCGCAGGTACAGGGGATGTTAACTCGCCGCGCCATTTTGGAGTGGATGCTCAGCAAGCCCTATGGGTTGGATGTTTTTCTGAAGCGACCGATTAGCTCCATGGTGGAGTTTCATCAGCGGGGGTTTTTGCTGCTGCCTGGAGACAGCGATGTGATCGAGGCAGCTGGTCGGGCTTTCCAAAGGCCGGAAGAAACCATCTATGACCCTGTCGTTGTGCAACTGGGATCCCGTGAATACCGCCTTTTGGATGTTCCCGTCTTACTGGTTGCCCAGGCACAGGTGCATTTGGCTACCCAACAAAAGTTGCGGGAGCAGCAGGAGGCAATGCGGTCGGTGTTGGTAGCTCTGGAACAGGAAAAGAACCGTAGCTTGCAATATGCCCAAGATTTGGAACGGCAAAAAGCCGAGATCCTCAGCCAAAACCTGGCCCTAGAGGTGGAACGTCGCCAAGCTCAGGAGCGTTCGGAAGAACTGGCCCGTCTCAACGCCCGCATTCTTGAAATTGGTGCGGTGCTCTCCGAACAAGGCCAATCCACCTTTGCCGCCACCTTTAGGGGGGTAGAAGCGGTACGCAGCCTCATCGGAGAAATCACCGCCAGCAGCCAAGAGTTATCCCGTGAGCTGAAAGAGATTGGCACCATCGTCGATTTGATTGTGGAAGTGGCGGGGTATATCCGCTTGCTCTCCTTCAACGCCGCGGTAGAGGCCAACCGTAGCAGCAGCAGTGTCGGTGGGTTTGGGGCCATTGCCCAGGAAATTCGTAAATTGGCAGGGCGTACCACCGAGGCGAGTAACCGCATTCGCAGCCTAGCGGAGCGGATTCAGCGCAAGAGCCAATCCACCTTACAATCTGCCCAGACCAGCTCTGAAGTGGTGCAATCCCTCTACCAGAAGGCCCAATCGGCCCAGTCGGCCCTGGAGCAGTTGCAAGCCCTATTGGAACAGACCCAGACCTAA
- a CDS encoding TerB family tellurite resistance protein has translation MPIPPPPGITPKQMNLLRAVTAMAWSDGALEVAEVELMAQQLSQHFASDPSQQASLAKQIREYFVQRIPLDEILPQISDEAEKRLILKLGYLVIAASARSPEEPLVNLEELEAFQQLVAKLQLPPEVVKQISQEAESELGDPSIAPIEALVKGFTEHYG, from the coding sequence ATGCCCATTCCCCCCCCGCCCGGCATTACCCCCAAGCAAATGAATCTCTTACGAGCTGTCACCGCGATGGCGTGGTCAGATGGTGCCCTAGAGGTTGCCGAAGTGGAACTGATGGCCCAGCAACTGTCGCAGCATTTCGCTTCGGATCCCAGTCAGCAGGCTAGCCTAGCCAAACAAATCCGGGAGTACTTTGTGCAGCGGATCCCGTTGGATGAGATTTTGCCCCAGATCAGCGATGAGGCCGAAAAGCGCTTGATCCTTAAGCTGGGCTACCTGGTGATCGCTGCCAGCGCCCGTAGCCCGGAAGAACCCCTAGTCAATTTAGAAGAATTGGAAGCCTTTCAGCAGTTGGTGGCTAAGCTCCAACTCCCTCCCGAGGTGGTAAAGCAGATCTCTCAAGAAGCAGAAAGTGAGCTAGGGGATCCCAGCATTGCTCCGATAGAGGCATTGGTGAAAGGGTTTACCGAACACTACGGTTAG
- the ispF gene encoding 2-C-methyl-D-erythritol 2,4-cyclodiphosphate synthase has protein sequence MRIGQGYDIHRLVPDRPLILGGIPIPYKRGLLGHSDADVLTHAIMDALLGAAALRDIGYYFPPEDEQWKGADSILLLQQVVQLVGKEGWQIGNIDTVVVAEQPKLKPHIPKMQARLAEAMQISPQQVGVKATTNEKLGPVGEGQAIAAFAVALLLAAT, from the coding sequence GTGCGGATTGGTCAGGGATATGACATTCATCGGTTAGTACCGGATCGTCCTTTGATCCTGGGTGGGATCCCGATCCCTTACAAGCGGGGCTTGCTGGGCCATAGCGATGCCGATGTGCTCACCCACGCGATTATGGATGCCCTCTTGGGGGCAGCAGCCTTGCGGGATATTGGCTATTACTTCCCTCCCGAAGATGAGCAGTGGAAAGGGGCGGATAGTATTCTGCTCTTGCAGCAGGTGGTGCAGTTGGTGGGGAAAGAGGGCTGGCAAATCGGCAATATCGACACGGTGGTGGTGGCCGAGCAACCGAAACTCAAGCCTCATATCCCCAAGATGCAGGCCCGTTTGGCGGAGGCCATGCAGATCTCACCCCAGCAGGTGGGGGTGAAGGCAACCACCAACGAAAAATTGGGCCCTGTGGGAGAAGGTCAGGCGATTGCGGCTTTTGCCGTGGCTTTGTTGCTGGCCGCCACCTAG
- a CDS encoding TIGR02450 family Trp-rich protein, with protein sequence MARQKSRHKQRFPHLLGSKWTSVRPVLGWRHFQVKARQQGDGGLVFAELEAVCDPQVRIWVNASALKNRQLWQAGWTPLQDGIPCGPEYPEHNPTEEAEGGADWSGI encoded by the coding sequence ATGGCTCGTCAAAAATCCCGCCATAAACAGCGTTTTCCTCATCTGCTGGGCTCCAAATGGACTTCAGTACGCCCTGTGCTGGGTTGGCGACACTTTCAGGTGAAAGCACGTCAGCAGGGGGATGGCGGGCTGGTGTTTGCTGAGCTTGAGGCGGTTTGTGATCCCCAGGTGCGCATTTGGGTGAATGCCTCCGCCCTGAAAAATCGTCAACTCTGGCAAGCGGGCTGGACACCCCTGCAGGATGGGATCCCCTGTGGGCCAGAGTATCCTGAACACAACCCCACAGAGGAGGCGGAAGGCGGTGCGGATTGGTCAGGGATATGA